The following proteins are co-located in the Apium graveolens cultivar Ventura chromosome 5, ASM990537v1, whole genome shotgun sequence genome:
- the LOC141661876 gene encoding protein DETOXIFICATION 55, whose protein sequence is MAPHDDKQLTLPEVMEELKKISSIGFPILAMGLVNYVRNMISVVCMGRLGSIELAGGALAIGFTNITGYSVLSGLAMGMEPLCSQAFGSRNLTIASLTLHRTIFMLLFASIPIAFLWLNLEPLMLLLHQNLEITKIASLYCFYAIPDLVANSFLQPLRIYLRSKGTTRPFMWCTSLATILHLPITIFLTFNLNLGVKGIALSIIITNFISLIFLVSYMFCTRSTVAPPLSTPLLPRTSNSSPQGEDWGILLRLAIPSCLAVCLEWWWYELMTLAAGYLQNPEAALATSAIVIQTTSLLYTLPSALSASVSTRVGNELGAGRPRQASLSSTVAIGLALLSSTMGLLWTTIGRKSWGNVFTEDTEVLELTMAALPIIGLCEIANCPQTTCCGVLRGSARPSAGAGINFYSFYLVGAPVAIALAFVWKLEFLGLCYGLLAAQVSCVLAILTVIYKTDWEEESLKARHLVGGHGEYFTYTEIIKSQQSA, encoded by the exons ATGGCACCGCATGATGATAAGCAACTGACACTGCCAGAG GTAATGGAGGAGTTGAAGAAAATTTCAAGCATAGGCTTCCCAATATTAGCCATGGGCTTGGTGAACTATGTCAGAAATATGATATCGGTAGTGTGCATGGGAAGGCTAGGCAGCATAGAGCTAGCCGGTGGTGCATTAGCCATTGGTTTCACCAACATTACTGGCTACTCTGTTCTTTCAGGTTTAGCTATGGGCATGGAGCCTCTTTGCAGCCAAGCTTTTGGTTCAAGAAACTTAACTATAGCATCTCTAACTCTACACAGAACCATTTTCATGTTACTTTTCGCATCCATCCCCATCGCATTTCTGTGGCTTAATCTTGAGCCTCTAATGCTTTTGCTACACCAAAACCTTGAAATAACCAAAATCGCAAGTCTATATTGCTTCTATGCAATCCCTGATCTAGTTGCCAATAGCTTTCTTCAACCTCTGCGTATATACTTACGCAGTAAAGGCACTACAAGGCCATTTATGTGGTGTACATCACTAGCCACAATCCTCCATCTCCCCATAACTATTTTCTTAACCTTCAATCTTAATCTTGGAGTAAAGGGAATCGCACTTTCCATCATTATCACAAACTTTATTAGCTTAATTTTTTTAGTATCCTATATGTTCTGCACAAGGTCTACTGTTGCACCACCTTTGAGTACACCATTACTACCGAGAACAAGTAACAGTAGTCCACAAGGGGAGGACTGGGGTATATTACTTAGACTTGCTATTCCAAGTTGCTTAGCCGTTTGTTTAGAGTGGTGGTGGTATGAGCTTATGACTCTTGCGGCCGGTTACCTTCAAAACCCTGAAGCAGCACTCGCAACATCAGCAATAGTTATACAAACAACCTCTCTTTTGTACACATTACCTTCAGCTCTCAGTGCATCAGTCTCCACTAGGGTTGGCAATGAACTCGGGGCAGGAAGGCCCCGCCAGGCCAGTTTGTCATCCACAGTAGCCATTGGACTCGCTCTATTAAGCTCAACCATGGGATTGTTATGGACAACTATAGGTAGAAAATCATGGGGCAATGTTTTTACAGAAGACACTGAGGTGTTAGAACTAACAATGGCAGCCTTACCAATAATTGGGCTTTGTGAAATAGCTAATTGTCCACAAACAACATGCTGTGGGGTTCTAAGAGGAAGTGCAAGACCTAGTGCTGGAGCTGGTATTAACTTCTACTCATTTTACCTGGTGGGGGCACCAGTGGCTATAGCTCTAGCCTTTGTGTGGAAGCTTGAATTTTTGGGACTTTGTTATGGACTTTTAGCGGCTCAAGTTTCATGTGTACTTGCAATATTGACTGTAATATACAAGACAGATTGGGAGGAAGAGTCACTAAAAGCAAGACACTTGGTGGGAGGGCATGGTGAATATTTTACATATACTGAAATAATCAAGTCCCAACAAAGTGCATAA
- the LOC141659143 gene encoding uncharacterized protein LOC141659143: protein MSEEGNKSKDDRKVFPADATPSPSAGKKVVIKSADMKEDMQLQAIDIAIAAYEKHSVEKDVAEYIKKEFDKKHGPTWHCIVGKNFGSYVTHETNHFVYFYLDAKAVLLFKSG from the exons atgagtgAAGAAGGCAACAAAAGCAAAGATGATCGGAAAGTTTTTCCGGCGGATGCCACTCCTTCACCATCCGCCGGTAAGAAAGTGGTGATTAAAAGCGCCGATATGAAAGAAGACATGCAATTACAAGCCATCGACATTGCTATCGCt GCGTATGAGAAACACAGTGTAGAGAAGGATGTAGCTGAGTACATTAAGAAGGAGTTCGATAAGAAGCACGGTCCTACGTGGCATTGCATCGTCGGCAAAAACTttg GTTCATATGTGACTCATGAGACAAACCATTTTGTGTACTTCTATTTGGATGCAAAAGCAGTATTACTGTTCAAGTCTGGCTAA